The Gemmata palustris genome includes a region encoding these proteins:
- a CDS encoding ABC transporter permease, with amino-acid sequence MNALPATIRTVRWMVRDTFRQSLASRLFWVMLGLTVLCTFFAMSVTVTGAEERERHPAELPLRMPKGEGAEGIDEPHGTVSVGFGMVEYPVAKSKSDSVRELQLWLAGILADTAGVLLALLWTAGFLPTFLEPHAVTVLLAKPAPRWALLAGKYFGVVLFVALHATFFVGGTWLGLGFATGVWDVRYWLAVPLLVTNFAVFYAFSAFLAVCTRSTVVSVFGTLLFWILCWAMNFTYLRLTAAPIQGITPMAAFLVDAGYWVLPKPMDLSGIFFDLMDAGTYSTPVPELDAVKQKGAFRPELSVLASLAFAFGVLSIAAYEFRNMDY; translated from the coding sequence ATGAACGCGCTGCCCGCGACCATTCGCACCGTCCGCTGGATGGTGCGCGACACGTTCCGCCAGTCCCTCGCGTCCCGGCTGTTCTGGGTGATGCTCGGGCTCACCGTGCTCTGCACGTTCTTCGCGATGAGTGTGACGGTGACCGGCGCCGAGGAGCGCGAGCGCCACCCCGCCGAACTGCCACTGCGCATGCCGAAGGGGGAGGGCGCGGAGGGCATTGATGAGCCGCACGGGACCGTGTCCGTCGGGTTCGGGATGGTGGAGTACCCGGTCGCCAAGAGCAAATCGGACTCGGTGCGCGAACTTCAGTTGTGGCTCGCGGGGATTCTAGCCGATACCGCGGGCGTGCTGCTCGCGCTCCTGTGGACGGCCGGGTTCCTGCCGACGTTCCTCGAACCGCACGCGGTGACGGTGTTACTCGCGAAACCGGCGCCGCGGTGGGCACTGTTGGCCGGGAAATACTTCGGTGTGGTGCTGTTCGTGGCGCTGCACGCCACTTTCTTCGTCGGTGGGACGTGGCTCGGGCTGGGCTTCGCGACCGGCGTGTGGGACGTGCGGTACTGGCTGGCGGTGCCTCTACTCGTGACGAACTTCGCGGTGTTCTATGCGTTCAGCGCGTTCCTCGCGGTGTGTACGCGGAGCACGGTCGTGAGCGTGTTCGGCACGCTGCTGTTCTGGATTCTGTGCTGGGCGATGAACTTCACGTACCTGCGCCTGACCGCGGCCCCGATTCAGGGAATCACCCCGATGGCGGCGTTCCTGGTGGACGCGGGGTACTGGGTGCTGCCGAAGCCGATGGACCTGAGCGGCATCTTCTTTGACTTAATGGATGCGGGCACGTATTCGACGCCGGTACCGGAACTGGACGCGGTGAAGCAAAAGGGCGCGTTCCGGCCCGAGTTGTCGGTACTCGCGTCGCTCGCGTTCGCGTTCGGCGTACTGTCGATCGCGGCCTACGAGTTCCGCAACATGGATTATTGA
- a CDS encoding phosphopantetheine-binding protein — protein MKIRGFRIELEAIESRLSARADVREAACRVQGEGPQQQIVAFVVPTNPASPPSFDALKAAIREQLPEYMVPAHFGLLAALPTAVSGKLDRRALPILEVHAPEPHGRITDPRDEIEERITTAVRRVFNLKERVSVDHDFFNDFGGDSLRAAMLISALRDDPVTAALAVRDLYQTRTIEGLAQRVRNTSGHANSHKPTEPAKRLNPLFATIVQSAWLLLGLMVTGPALYLLAFHIVPDATASLGLAPFLLTTPLLYAAGICLYAVGSVIFAVMVKKVLIGRYQPVRAPIWGSFYVRNWIVQQTARLIPWRFFDGTVFVSVILRALGAKVGRGVHIGRGVGLVHGGWDLLEIGDNVSISRDATLRLVDLEDGQIIVGPISIGADCTLDIRSGLGPNTRMEPDSYLAAQGYALSGAVLSRGARWAGIPAAPAGEAPPAAQLTEGSHELSPVMHGVVLLGAKLLFTALAVLPVALAVLLYAQVQGIDTAAATAWLLHPTINTDQFLLSALVAVLIVPALLVSRCVSMRTLGKIPEGVVSRWSYTYIRVLLKRDILDWANDWLNGTLLWRVWLRGAGMKIARDTELSTIFDTVPELVELGPGTFFADGIYLGAPHVHRGTVTLARTKLGASVFLGNYAVIPIGQTIPDGVLLGVCTVADDRIITRGTSWFGEPPFELPKREIVEADARLTHKPSWIRYANRVFWELLRFALPLVPLLLVATWFAVLEAVQPEVSLAVLAFGVVPALDLGFLVGLCLFGLALKWFLLGRVRPGTRTLWSCWCSRWDFNYIAWHYLALAPMQALEGTVLLNGYLRALGVKIGKNVVVGDVFALVVDPDMLELQDGATVSCLFQAHTFEDRVLKIDRVVIGKNSSVGIGAVLLYGCHIGDGTRVAGHSVVMKRERLQPNHTYAGCPTHLVG, from the coding sequence GTGAAGATCCGCGGGTTCCGAATCGAATTGGAAGCGATCGAATCGCGGCTTTCTGCGCGCGCCGATGTGCGCGAAGCGGCGTGTCGCGTGCAGGGCGAGGGACCGCAGCAGCAAATCGTCGCGTTCGTAGTCCCCACGAACCCCGCGTCACCGCCATCATTCGACGCTCTGAAGGCTGCGATACGCGAACAGCTCCCGGAGTACATGGTGCCGGCTCACTTCGGGCTACTGGCCGCGCTGCCGACCGCGGTGAGTGGGAAATTGGACCGGCGCGCGCTGCCGATACTGGAAGTCCATGCGCCGGAGCCGCACGGTCGCATCACCGACCCACGCGACGAGATCGAAGAGCGCATCACGACCGCGGTTCGCCGCGTGTTCAATTTGAAGGAGCGCGTTTCAGTCGATCACGACTTCTTCAACGACTTCGGGGGCGATTCACTCCGCGCCGCGATGCTGATTTCCGCCCTGCGCGACGATCCGGTAACGGCCGCACTCGCCGTCCGCGATCTGTACCAGACGCGCACCATTGAAGGACTGGCCCAGCGCGTTCGGAACACAAGCGGTCACGCGAACTCCCACAAACCGACCGAACCGGCCAAGCGGCTGAACCCGCTGTTCGCGACGATCGTGCAATCCGCGTGGTTGTTGCTCGGACTGATGGTTACTGGCCCCGCGCTCTACCTGCTGGCGTTCCACATCGTCCCGGATGCCACAGCGAGTTTGGGCCTGGCGCCGTTCCTGCTCACGACGCCGCTGCTCTACGCGGCCGGCATCTGCCTGTACGCGGTCGGCTCGGTGATCTTCGCAGTGATGGTGAAGAAAGTGCTGATCGGTCGGTACCAGCCGGTTCGGGCACCGATTTGGGGGAGCTTCTACGTTCGCAACTGGATCGTGCAACAAACCGCGCGGCTCATCCCCTGGCGGTTCTTCGACGGCACTGTTTTCGTGAGCGTGATCTTGCGGGCACTCGGCGCAAAGGTTGGGAGGGGTGTTCACATTGGCCGCGGGGTCGGGCTCGTTCACGGCGGGTGGGATCTGCTCGAAATCGGCGACAACGTGAGCATCAGTCGTGACGCGACGCTGCGTCTCGTTGATCTCGAAGACGGGCAGATTATCGTCGGGCCGATTTCGATCGGTGCTGACTGCACCCTCGATATTCGCTCGGGCCTCGGGCCGAACACGCGCATGGAGCCGGATAGTTACCTCGCGGCTCAGGGATACGCGCTCTCCGGAGCGGTGCTTTCCCGAGGAGCGCGCTGGGCCGGGATCCCGGCCGCGCCTGCGGGCGAAGCTCCGCCGGCCGCACAGTTAACAGAGGGGAGCCACGAGCTTTCGCCGGTAATGCACGGCGTCGTACTACTCGGCGCGAAGTTGCTGTTCACAGCGCTCGCGGTCCTTCCTGTTGCGCTCGCGGTGTTGCTGTACGCTCAGGTGCAGGGGATCGATACCGCCGCGGCGACCGCATGGTTATTGCATCCCACGATTAACACCGATCAGTTCTTGCTCTCCGCGCTCGTGGCCGTGCTCATCGTTCCGGCGCTGCTCGTGTCGCGTTGTGTTTCGATGCGCACGCTCGGGAAGATCCCCGAGGGCGTGGTCAGCCGGTGGAGCTACACCTACATCCGCGTGCTGCTGAAGCGGGACATTCTGGACTGGGCGAACGACTGGCTCAACGGCACGTTGCTGTGGCGCGTGTGGCTGCGCGGCGCGGGTATGAAGATCGCACGCGACACCGAACTGAGCACGATTTTCGACACCGTACCGGAGTTGGTCGAACTCGGACCGGGCACCTTCTTCGCCGACGGCATTTACCTCGGCGCCCCGCACGTTCACCGCGGGACGGTCACCCTGGCGCGCACGAAGCTCGGCGCCAGCGTGTTCCTGGGTAACTACGCCGTCATCCCGATCGGTCAGACGATCCCGGACGGCGTGCTCCTCGGGGTCTGCACCGTTGCGGACGATCGCATCATCACGCGCGGGACGTCGTGGTTCGGGGAACCGCCGTTCGAGTTGCCGAAGCGGGAGATCGTCGAGGCCGACGCGCGCCTGACGCACAAGCCTTCGTGGATTCGTTACGCGAACCGCGTGTTCTGGGAGCTGCTGCGGTTCGCCCTTCCCTTAGTGCCGCTGCTGCTCGTCGCGACGTGGTTCGCAGTGCTGGAAGCGGTTCAGCCCGAAGTTTCGCTCGCGGTCCTCGCGTTCGGCGTCGTACCGGCGCTCGACCTGGGCTTCCTCGTGGGGCTGTGCCTGTTCGGGCTAGCTTTGAAGTGGTTCTTACTCGGTCGCGTGCGCCCGGGCACGCGCACGCTCTGGTCGTGCTGGTGCAGCCGGTGGGACTTCAACTACATCGCGTGGCACTACCTCGCGCTGGCTCCCATGCAGGCACTTGAAGGCACCGTCCTGCTGAACGGCTACCTGCGTGCTCTGGGAGTGAAGATCGGTAAGAACGTCGTCGTGGGGGACGTGTTCGCGCTCGTCGTGGACCCCGACATGCTGGAACTTCAGGACGGCGCGACCGTGAGTTGCTTGTTCCAGGCCCATACGTTCGAGGACCGCGTGCTCAAGATCGACCGAGTCGTGATCGGGAAGAACTCGTCGGTGGGGATTGGGGCGGTGCTGCTCTACGGGTGCCACATCGGTGACGGCACCCGCGTGGCGGGCCACAGCGTGGTGATGAAGCGCGAGCGCTTGCAGCCCAACCACACTTACGCCGGGTGCCCGACTCACTTGGTGGGCTGA
- a CDS encoding pilus assembly protein TadG-related protein, which produces MRIANSGYRADRRGSILPLLGVCLIGLFGFVALAVDLGMLAVARTQSQNAADVAALVGTRTLNNKDGVLYSNLPAAVTAAKGSTTSNPLLSGNFTSAQVSKIEAGQYLYNPTSQTFQVSNWATVTSGAGSAPASGSWTALRITITVAQPTYFMRVFGVNSMPSGATATAVYRPRDIAFVLDMTGSMAYSSTFNNNSQSMNPDPMVPVAGHYVSRQSVLIASANLANGNGEAIPRNNYSIATPGGPPIIRNFYFDPSNINSPATVAYPLTTKADGSPNLLNAFHRWSPSESGADSTNYTAPTYTWTGYDPTHKGNEANPKGPVPAPAFYASMTDSAGITYAGDRWRRGDGKIDKTETTWSTSGAATRAAYHAADLLGYTGSNPPTSGVSPAFSTDWLNFRDPLWETYGYDLDISKYRTYRGSNGPTNPATYLLANLSTLNNILVPAADRFVGYSMGPGYWGKTFYVWPPDPRAPDMAQAAGGDWRRRFFYNKSGGALDPQVDNNTTNTAGSVDHINETILNTGSSGQTVTATSGTQVNYAAVLKWIKSGPQVLPPNLRAGRVLYYSSIPNDVDTGTGTTQEKFDKGFWKSYIDFVLGIGSYSGTGNLYGGADSWSSSTATITGSDLTNYKFSWQTILESATRPYMRYTDSPRRPRLNMWFGPLSMVNFLTMGDTASSIGNWLPGTCNEAHCWQLKAGMNSVLDDVKNNHPNDFAGLVFFAASQHNSVRWPLGQNFQALKNALFYPKQLLTTINGGNVTTEVRPYTTSSLTGHDDADIPNAGGSTDPQTGLAYAFNVLSPSTISAAQSVGTGNGRRGAQKIIIFETDGVPNSYRTPTFVQRGYNSYYTLGGVTSGSNGNTTGINHAYNVIKQTVKQMAATATTSGAGADSGLSLPNAQARVYPIAFGDLFDAELAPSATYRDDAQAFLAKCAEYGGTGTVGATTLPDAQTITGPYDQRITRMRDCLERIFQSGVSVVLIE; this is translated from the coding sequence ATGAGAATCGCGAATTCCGGGTACCGGGCGGACCGGCGCGGGTCCATTCTGCCACTGCTGGGGGTGTGTCTGATCGGTCTGTTCGGGTTCGTCGCGCTGGCGGTGGACCTCGGCATGCTGGCGGTGGCGCGGACCCAGAGCCAGAACGCGGCCGACGTCGCCGCGCTGGTGGGCACGCGGACGCTGAACAACAAGGACGGGGTGCTCTACAGCAACCTCCCGGCGGCGGTGACGGCGGCCAAGGGGTCGACGACGAGTAACCCGCTCCTGAGCGGGAACTTCACCAGCGCCCAGGTGAGCAAAATCGAAGCGGGCCAGTACCTGTACAACCCGACGAGTCAGACGTTCCAGGTGAGCAATTGGGCGACCGTGACCTCCGGCGCGGGTTCGGCCCCGGCCAGCGGCTCGTGGACCGCCCTGCGCATCACCATTACCGTGGCGCAGCCCACGTACTTCATGCGCGTGTTCGGCGTGAACTCGATGCCCAGCGGGGCCACGGCCACCGCGGTCTACCGCCCGCGCGACATCGCGTTCGTGCTCGACATGACCGGGTCGATGGCGTACAGCAGCACGTTCAATAACAACAGCCAGTCGATGAACCCGGACCCGATGGTGCCGGTCGCGGGCCACTACGTGTCCCGGCAGAGTGTGCTCATCGCCTCGGCGAACCTCGCGAACGGCAACGGCGAAGCGATCCCGCGGAACAACTACAGCATCGCCACCCCCGGCGGCCCGCCGATCATCCGCAACTTCTACTTCGACCCGAGCAACATCAACTCCCCGGCAACGGTGGCTTACCCGCTCACCACGAAGGCCGACGGCAGCCCGAACCTGCTGAACGCGTTTCACCGCTGGTCCCCGTCGGAGAGCGGTGCCGACTCGACCAACTACACCGCCCCGACGTACACCTGGACCGGGTACGACCCGACGCACAAGGGCAACGAGGCGAACCCGAAGGGGCCGGTGCCGGCCCCGGCCTTCTACGCATCAATGACGGATTCCGCCGGGATCACTTACGCCGGCGACCGGTGGCGCCGGGGCGACGGCAAAATCGACAAGACGGAAACGACGTGGTCCACGAGCGGCGCTGCGACGCGGGCCGCGTACCACGCCGCGGACCTCCTGGGGTACACCGGGTCGAACCCGCCGACGAGCGGCGTCAGCCCGGCGTTCTCGACCGACTGGCTCAACTTCCGTGACCCGCTCTGGGAAACCTACGGGTACGACCTCGACATCAGCAAATACCGCACGTACCGCGGATCGAACGGCCCGACGAACCCGGCGACCTACCTGCTCGCGAACCTCAGTACGTTGAACAACATTCTGGTGCCCGCGGCCGACCGGTTCGTGGGGTACTCGATGGGGCCGGGGTACTGGGGTAAGACGTTCTACGTCTGGCCGCCCGACCCGCGGGCGCCGGACATGGCTCAAGCGGCCGGGGGCGATTGGCGCCGGCGGTTCTTCTACAACAAATCTGGTGGCGCACTCGATCCGCAAGTGGACAATAACACCACGAACACGGCGGGTAGTGTCGACCACATCAATGAGACCATCCTGAACACCGGCTCGTCGGGCCAGACGGTCACCGCGACGAGCGGAACCCAGGTCAACTACGCGGCCGTCCTGAAGTGGATCAAGAGCGGTCCGCAGGTGCTGCCGCCGAATCTGCGGGCCGGGCGGGTACTGTACTACTCGTCCATCCCGAACGACGTGGACACCGGCACCGGCACCACCCAGGAGAAGTTCGACAAAGGGTTTTGGAAGAGCTACATCGATTTCGTTCTCGGGATCGGCAGTTATAGCGGGACCGGGAACCTGTACGGCGGGGCCGACAGTTGGAGTTCCAGCACGGCGACGATCACCGGCAGCGACCTGACCAACTACAAGTTTTCGTGGCAAACGATCCTCGAGTCGGCGACCCGCCCGTACATGCGGTACACCGACAGCCCGCGGCGCCCGCGCCTGAACATGTGGTTCGGGCCGCTGAGCATGGTCAATTTCCTCACAATGGGGGACACGGCCTCGTCCATCGGGAACTGGCTCCCCGGGACGTGCAACGAGGCCCACTGCTGGCAGCTCAAGGCCGGGATGAACTCGGTGCTCGACGACGTGAAGAACAACCACCCGAACGACTTCGCCGGGCTCGTGTTCTTCGCGGCCTCGCAGCACAACAGCGTCCGCTGGCCGCTCGGTCAGAACTTCCAGGCTCTCAAGAACGCCCTGTTCTACCCGAAGCAACTGCTCACGACGATCAACGGCGGAAACGTTACGACCGAGGTCCGCCCGTACACGACGTCCTCGCTGACCGGCCACGACGACGCCGACATCCCGAACGCGGGCGGCAGCACCGACCCGCAGACCGGGTTGGCCTACGCCTTCAACGTGTTGTCCCCGTCCACCATCTCGGCCGCACAGTCGGTGGGGACCGGGAACGGGCGCCGTGGGGCACAGAAGATCATTATCTTCGAGACGGACGGGGTACCGAACAGTTACCGCACCCCGACGTTCGTCCAGCGCGGGTACAACTCGTACTACACGCTCGGCGGTGTTACGAGCGGCAGCAACGGCAACACGACCGGGATCAATCACGCCTACAACGTGATTAAGCAGACGGTGAAGCAAATGGCCGCAACCGCGACCACCTCCGGCGCCGGAGCGGACAGCGGGTTGAGCCTGCCCAACGCCCAGGCCCGCGTGTACCCGATCGCGTTCGGGGACCTGTTCGATGCGGAACTCGCCCCGAGCGCCACTTACCGAGACGATGCCCAGGCGTTCCTCGCGAAGTGCGCGGAGTACGGCGGCACCGGCACGGTGGGGGCCACCACACTCCCGGACGCGCAGACCATCACCGGCCCCTACGACCAGCGCATCACCCGTATGCGGGACTGCCTCGAGCGCATCTTCCAGAGCGGCGTGTCCGTTGTGCTGATCGAGTAA
- a CDS encoding Clp protease N-terminal domain-containing protein, whose product MDDIFLPSGRLRPDILDEATTRVLREALGHTRATNWDSVRTPHLFMGLLAAPDSGVFKWAGKLGADLPGLLDQFRDLFHQAHAEPVPPLLLNREFLSDNVIRLVRDAHGRACDCGRGVVTPMDLLITLFTTPNSIVAECFERIGVTAAKLTELAVLAERDAPIK is encoded by the coding sequence GTGGACGACATTTTCCTGCCAAGCGGTCGGCTCCGCCCGGACATTCTGGACGAAGCCACGACGCGCGTTTTGCGCGAGGCCCTCGGGCACACCCGCGCCACGAACTGGGACAGCGTGCGGACCCCGCACCTGTTCATGGGCCTACTGGCCGCCCCGGACTCCGGGGTGTTCAAGTGGGCCGGGAAGCTCGGGGCCGATCTGCCCGGGCTCCTCGACCAGTTCCGCGACCTGTTTCACCAAGCCCACGCCGAACCCGTTCCGCCCCTGCTGCTCAATCGCGAATTCCTCTCCGATAACGTGATCCGCTTGGTCCGCGACGCCCACGGTCGGGCCTGCGACTGCGGGCGCGGGGTCGTGACCCCGATGGACCTGCTCATCACCCTGTTCACCACTCCCAACAGCATCGTCGCCGAGTGCTTCGAGCGGATCGGCGTCACCGCCGCGAAGTTGACCGAACTCGCGGTGCTGGCCGAACGAGACGCACCGATCAAATAG
- a CDS encoding ABC transporter ATP-binding protein, translated as MTAAAVFDQVVKTYPTGLLGRGGVPAVRGVSLTVPAGRVFGLLGPNRAGKTTLVKLLLSLVRPTSGTIARLGAPIADRGTLGRIGYMHENHAFPRYLSASELLTFYGGLSGVPSEALPARTTALLERVGLADRKSEPIARFSKGMVQRLGLAQALFNDPDLLILDEPTEGLDLSGRQLLRQVVRERKSAGKTVLMVSHVLPEVQELCDSAAVLVAGQIVFDGTLPDLLRDPKSGAPRNLETALQRLYQSEAA; from the coding sequence GTGACCGCAGCCGCGGTATTCGATCAGGTGGTAAAGACGTACCCCACGGGGCTCCTGGGGCGCGGGGGCGTGCCCGCGGTGCGGGGCGTGTCGCTCACCGTGCCCGCCGGGCGCGTGTTCGGGCTGCTCGGCCCGAACCGGGCCGGCAAAACGACCCTCGTGAAGTTGCTCCTGTCGCTCGTGCGCCCCACCTCGGGCACGATCGCCCGGCTCGGCGCGCCGATCGCCGACCGGGGCACGCTCGGGCGCATCGGGTACATGCACGAGAACCACGCGTTCCCGCGCTACCTCTCCGCGTCCGAGTTGCTCACGTTCTACGGCGGGCTGTCCGGCGTACCGTCCGAGGCACTACCCGCCCGAACCACAGCGCTACTTGAGCGGGTGGGCCTCGCGGACCGCAAGAGCGAGCCGATCGCGCGATTCAGCAAGGGCATGGTTCAGCGCCTGGGCCTCGCGCAAGCTCTGTTTAACGACCCGGACCTGCTCATCCTCGACGAACCCACCGAGGGCCTGGACCTGTCCGGCCGGCAACTGCTCCGACAAGTGGTGCGCGAGCGGAAGAGCGCGGGGAAGACGGTGCTGATGGTGTCGCACGTGCTCCCCGAAGTGCAAGAGCTGTGCGATTCCGCCGCGGTACTGGTCGCCGGGCAGATCGTGTTCGACGGAACGCTCCCGGACCTGTTGCGCGACCCGAAGTCCGGCGCGCCGCGGAACCTCGAAACCGCCCTCCAACGCCTGTACCAGTCGGAGGCCGCATGA
- the rdgB gene encoding RdgB/HAM1 family non-canonical purine NTP pyrophosphatase — protein sequence MIRVVIGSRNKKKLKEMVALLGDLNLDLTDLTPYPDAPEVEETADTFVGNAALKATQLAPVLGAWVIGEDSGLCVPALGGAPGVYSARYAGTHGDDQANNDKLLREMAALTDADRSAYYVSTAVLSDPTGKVVASAEGRCHGTIVAERRGAGGFGYDPLFLVPEHGKTFGELAPEVKQQMSHRAKAFAELRPVLERLARGESLA from the coding sequence ATGATCCGCGTCGTAATCGGCAGTCGCAACAAGAAGAAGCTCAAGGAAATGGTCGCACTGCTCGGCGACCTGAATTTGGACCTCACGGACCTCACCCCGTACCCCGACGCACCGGAAGTTGAGGAAACCGCCGACACCTTCGTCGGGAACGCGGCGCTCAAGGCGACGCAGCTCGCGCCGGTACTGGGCGCGTGGGTGATCGGCGAAGACAGCGGGTTGTGCGTACCCGCTCTCGGCGGCGCGCCCGGCGTGTACTCGGCCCGGTACGCGGGGACGCACGGCGACGATCAGGCCAATAACGACAAGCTCCTGCGCGAGATGGCCGCTCTCACCGATGCGGACCGGTCCGCGTACTACGTCAGCACCGCGGTACTCTCCGACCCGACGGGTAAGGTCGTCGCATCGGCCGAGGGGCGGTGCCACGGGACGATCGTGGCCGAGCGCCGCGGGGCCGGCGGCTTCGGGTACGACCCGCTGTTTCTCGTACCGGAACACGGGAAGACGTTCGGTGAACTCGCCCCCGAGGTCAAGCAGCAGATGAGCCACCGCGCGAAGGCGTTCGCCGAACTGCGTCCGGTGCTGGAGCGCCTGGCGCGGGGCGAATCGCTCGCGTGA
- a CDS encoding acyltransferase family protein — MPAQHDRYHALDSLRGFAMFLGVVLHAALSFATHPPAFWPVRDNDPSALGDVFLFAVHTFRMQAFFLLAGFFGCLLYKRYGLGGMVRHRVKRVAIPFALSVALITPTVMGAFLYTELENTRTQGVPEGASAPRRFASDLIAANPESGSVAILAEQFLSGTYLSLVPLGHLWFLYYLLYFYAAVVLLAPVLGRLTGTRALAAIDGAFGRLIEGRWRVLVPALATVPALLTMKTWVGDTPLKWRPEAQILAYYFGFFAFGWMLYRHRALVSAFGRGWRSNLGIANVLVLPVGLGTLFTGLKAAEAGADGVFVWKLAAFASQAAYTWLMIVGLWGAFLHYFSRERAWARYLADASYWCYLASITPIVLLQFWVKDWPLPGLVKWALVSAGAMGGLLLSYDWFVRYTFIGAILNGRKTRVRTEVAAPAPAAIAETRG, encoded by the coding sequence ATGCCCGCGCAGCACGACCGGTACCACGCACTGGACAGCCTCCGCGGGTTCGCCATGTTCCTCGGCGTGGTGCTGCACGCCGCGCTCTCGTTCGCGACGCACCCGCCGGCCTTCTGGCCCGTGCGCGACAACGACCCGAGCGCGCTCGGGGACGTGTTCCTGTTCGCGGTCCACACGTTCCGCATGCAGGCGTTCTTCCTGCTCGCGGGGTTCTTCGGCTGCCTGCTCTACAAGCGGTACGGGCTCGGCGGAATGGTGCGGCACCGCGTCAAACGGGTGGCGATCCCGTTCGCCCTCTCGGTGGCGCTGATTACCCCCACCGTCATGGGCGCGTTTCTTTACACCGAACTGGAGAACACCCGCACCCAGGGAGTTCCCGAAGGCGCTTCTGCGCCGCGCCGGTTCGCGAGCGATCTGATCGCAGCGAACCCGGAGAGTGGTAGCGTTGCGATCCTCGCGGAACAGTTCCTCTCCGGGACGTACTTGTCGCTGGTACCGCTCGGGCACCTGTGGTTCCTCTACTACCTGCTCTACTTCTACGCCGCGGTGGTTCTGCTCGCGCCCGTCCTCGGTAGGCTCACCGGGACGCGGGCACTCGCGGCTATCGATGGGGCGTTCGGCCGCTTGATTGAGGGGCGCTGGCGCGTGTTGGTCCCCGCACTCGCGACGGTACCGGCCCTCCTCACCATGAAGACGTGGGTCGGTGACACGCCGCTCAAGTGGAGGCCAGAAGCGCAGATCCTGGCCTACTATTTCGGGTTCTTCGCGTTCGGCTGGATGCTGTACCGGCACCGTGCACTCGTGTCCGCGTTCGGGCGCGGGTGGCGATCCAACCTCGGTATCGCGAACGTGCTCGTACTGCCGGTCGGTTTGGGAACGCTGTTCACCGGGTTGAAAGCCGCGGAAGCCGGTGCCGACGGCGTGTTCGTGTGGAAGCTCGCAGCGTTCGCGTCGCAGGCCGCGTACACGTGGCTCATGATCGTGGGGTTGTGGGGCGCGTTCCTGCACTACTTCTCGCGCGAACGGGCGTGGGCGCGGTACCTCGCGGACGCCTCGTACTGGTGCTATCTCGCGAGCATCACGCCCATCGTGCTGCTCCAGTTCTGGGTGAAGGACTGGCCGCTGCCGGGACTGGTGAAGTGGGCGCTCGTGAGCGCGGGGGCGATGGGTGGCCTGCTCCTGAGCTACGACTGGTTCGTGCGGTACACCTTCATTGGCGCAATTCTGAACGGGCGCAAAACACGGGTGCGAACAGAAGTGGCGGCACCCGCGCCGGCTGCGATTGCCGAGACTCGCGGGTGA